In a genomic window of Prochlorococcus marinus subsp. marinus str. CCMP1375:
- a CDS encoding efflux RND transporter periplasmic adaptor subunit, with the protein MIGLNQKKLVSLAAFLLIIIGGNVLWKTSSADKKRDIMSYTIKAEEGKLPSLINASGKLQAQRSLDVNPHRQGIIEEVYVKEGDEVVKNQLLAKIEGRDFKYRFNALSAEFENAKAAFERREQLFLEGGISKEKYEEFQKSFLIKKANLEQIQVEGEELFIKSPLEGVITARYAEPGMFVSPNSPKSNNETSIKSSVVEISQGIEVISKVPESDIGRIQTGQMGSVRVEAFPDERFNSFVSEIAPRATRNNNVTSFEVKLSLVKPPKKLRIGMTADIEFQTGESGTRTIVPTVAIVTEDGNPGLLIVGKKEEPLFQKVELGSSSGNKTAIIKGINPGERVFIDIPPWSKRKRN; encoded by the coding sequence ATGATAGGCCTAAATCAAAAAAAACTTGTTAGCCTCGCTGCTTTTCTATTAATCATAATTGGTGGCAATGTTCTTTGGAAAACAAGCTCTGCTGATAAAAAAAGAGATATAATGAGCTATACGATCAAAGCTGAAGAAGGGAAATTACCATCTCTAATTAATGCGAGTGGAAAATTACAGGCCCAAAGGAGCCTAGATGTTAATCCTCATCGTCAAGGGATAATCGAAGAGGTTTATGTTAAAGAAGGAGATGAAGTGGTTAAGAATCAATTACTTGCAAAGATAGAAGGCCGTGATTTCAAATATCGTTTCAATGCACTGAGCGCCGAATTTGAAAACGCGAAAGCTGCTTTTGAACGACGTGAGCAATTGTTTTTAGAAGGGGGTATAAGCAAAGAAAAGTATGAAGAATTTCAAAAAAGCTTTTTAATAAAAAAAGCCAATCTTGAGCAAATTCAAGTTGAAGGAGAAGAGCTATTTATAAAATCTCCTTTAGAAGGAGTTATTACAGCAAGATATGCAGAACCTGGTATGTTTGTTTCTCCAAATTCACCTAAATCAAATAATGAAACCTCTATAAAAAGTTCTGTTGTCGAAATATCTCAAGGAATAGAAGTAATATCAAAAGTACCTGAAAGTGACATTGGTCGTATCCAAACGGGTCAAATGGGAAGCGTCCGTGTTGAAGCTTTCCCAGATGAACGTTTCAATTCGTTTGTCAGTGAAATAGCTCCTAGAGCAACTAGAAACAACAACGTCACTTCATTCGAGGTGAAACTATCCCTAGTCAAACCTCCTAAGAAATTGAGAATTGGGATGACAGCTGATATAGAGTTCCAGACTGGTGAGTCTGGAACTAGAACAATTGTTCCTACTGTTGCAATAGTGACTGAAGATGGAAATCCTGGATTGTTAATTGTTGGAAAAAAGGAAGAGCCCTTATTCCAAAAAGTGGAACTTGGTTCAAGTAGTGGTAACAAAACTGCAATCATTAAAGGAATAAATCCTGGAGAGAGAGTTTTTATTGACATTCCTCCATGGTCAAAAAGAAAACGCAATTAA
- the polA gene encoding DNA polymerase I produces the protein MPEDKGKPILLLVDGHSLAFRSFYAFSKGGEGGLQTKEGTPTSVTYGFLKSLLDNCKLLSPEGVTIAFDTAEPTFRHKADPNYKANRDVAPDIFFQDLAQLQKILEESLNLPIFTAPGYEADDVLGTLANKASDNGWQVRILTGDRDLFQLVDDDRNIAVLYMGGGPYAKSGSPAFINEAGVKTKLGVIPTKVIDLKALTGDSSDNIPGIRGVGPKTAINLLKENGDLDGIFKILDYLETKGEKATQGVIKGALKEKLKTGKENAYLSRQLAEIMINVPIKELSNLELTKINQESLKNSLEGLELFSLINQLPNFTASFSKGGFNTNQRSISSTDKKSNNKKNTPDEKIEDSGTQPPAIKPQIIETESQLKSLVNKLSRCNEPLQPVAIDTETTSLNPFKAELVGLGFCWGENLDDIAYIPLGHNSQGELKDQSIRQQLPIQNVIQSLTPWLSSSYHPKVLQNAKYDRLIFLHNGIPLEGVVMDTLLADYLSNSTNKHSLDEIAKREYGFTPINFKELVGKGETFKDVDIDTASIYCGMDVYLTRKLSFRIRSQLQTKGSELIQLLEKVEQPLEPILAEMEARGICIDIPYLKELSKELNQTLKGLEEQAYKSAGFEFNLNSPKQLGEILFDKLALDKKKSRKTKTGWSTDANVLERLEADHPLVPLLVEHRTLSKLVSTYVDALPQLVEAETGRVHTDFNQAVTATGRLSSSNPNLQNIPIRTEFSRRIRKAFLPQENWKLISADYSQIELRILAHLSGEEILQEAYKNGDDVHTLTAKILLEKESINSNERRLGKTINFGVIYGMGAQRFARSTGLNQSEAKDFLNRFKERYPKVFSFLELQERLALSKGYVQTLLGRRRYFNFDKNGLGRLLGSDPMNIDLKRARRAGMEAQQLRAAANAPIQGSSADIIKIAMVQLATKLKVSGVAANLLLQVHDELVLEVEPSVIEEVKNIVVSTMENAVHLAVPLVVHASIGDNWMDAK, from the coding sequence ATGCCTGAAGACAAAGGAAAACCTATTTTACTACTTGTTGATGGACATTCCCTTGCTTTCCGAAGCTTCTATGCTTTTAGCAAAGGAGGAGAAGGAGGTCTACAAACAAAAGAAGGTACACCTACCAGCGTGACATATGGCTTTCTAAAAAGTCTTCTTGATAACTGCAAGCTACTTAGCCCTGAAGGGGTAACAATTGCTTTTGATACTGCTGAGCCGACATTTAGGCATAAAGCAGACCCAAATTACAAAGCCAATAGAGATGTCGCCCCAGATATTTTCTTTCAAGATCTAGCACAGCTTCAAAAGATTCTTGAAGAAAGTCTCAATCTTCCTATCTTTACAGCACCGGGCTATGAAGCAGATGACGTCTTAGGAACATTAGCGAACAAAGCTTCCGACAATGGTTGGCAAGTGCGCATACTTACTGGTGATAGAGACCTGTTTCAACTTGTTGACGACGATAGGAATATAGCCGTTTTATATATGGGGGGGGGACCCTATGCAAAAAGCGGTAGTCCAGCATTTATTAATGAGGCTGGCGTAAAAACTAAGCTTGGTGTTATCCCCACAAAAGTCATTGATTTAAAAGCATTAACAGGGGACAGCTCTGACAATATACCTGGCATCAGAGGGGTCGGTCCTAAAACGGCTATTAACTTACTTAAAGAGAATGGTGATTTAGATGGCATATTTAAAATATTAGATTACCTGGAAACAAAAGGAGAAAAAGCAACTCAAGGAGTAATCAAAGGTGCGTTAAAAGAAAAATTAAAAACCGGGAAAGAGAATGCTTATCTTTCACGCCAATTAGCCGAAATTATGATTAACGTCCCAATTAAAGAACTCAGTAATTTAGAACTAACTAAAATAAATCAAGAATCTTTAAAAAATTCTCTTGAGGGGCTAGAACTTTTTAGCCTCATTAATCAGTTGCCAAATTTTACAGCTAGTTTCTCTAAAGGAGGATTCAATACAAATCAGAGAAGCATTTCTTCTACTGATAAAAAATCAAACAATAAAAAAAATACACCTGACGAAAAGATCGAGGACTCAGGTACTCAGCCTCCTGCTATTAAGCCACAAATCATTGAAACCGAATCTCAACTTAAATCTCTTGTAAATAAACTAAGCAGATGTAATGAACCACTACAGCCAGTTGCTATTGATACCGAAACAACTAGTTTAAATCCATTTAAAGCCGAACTAGTTGGGCTTGGCTTTTGCTGGGGTGAAAATCTTGATGATATAGCCTACATCCCTTTAGGCCATAATTCTCAAGGAGAGTTAAAGGATCAATCAATAAGACAACAGCTCCCTATACAGAATGTTATTCAATCACTTACTCCTTGGCTAAGCAGTTCATACCATCCTAAAGTACTCCAAAATGCTAAGTATGATCGTCTGATTTTTTTACACAATGGGATTCCATTGGAGGGTGTAGTAATGGACACACTCCTTGCCGACTATCTTTCTAATTCGACAAACAAACATAGCCTAGATGAAATAGCTAAAAGAGAGTATGGGTTTACACCAATTAACTTCAAGGAACTTGTAGGAAAAGGAGAAACTTTTAAAGATGTTGATATTGATACAGCAAGTATTTATTGTGGAATGGACGTATATCTCACCAGAAAACTTTCTTTTCGAATTAGATCTCAACTTCAAACTAAGGGATCAGAACTAATTCAACTTTTAGAGAAAGTAGAGCAACCACTTGAACCAATTCTAGCGGAAATGGAAGCAAGAGGTATATGCATAGACATTCCTTACTTAAAAGAATTGTCAAAAGAATTAAACCAAACGCTAAAAGGACTTGAAGAACAAGCCTATAAAAGTGCTGGGTTTGAATTTAATCTCAATTCTCCAAAACAACTTGGCGAAATACTTTTTGATAAATTAGCTCTTGATAAGAAGAAATCTCGCAAAACAAAAACTGGTTGGAGCACTGATGCTAATGTTCTTGAAAGACTTGAAGCAGACCACCCATTAGTTCCTTTATTAGTAGAGCACAGAACACTTAGCAAACTTGTAAGTACTTATGTGGATGCACTCCCTCAACTAGTTGAAGCAGAAACAGGCAGAGTCCATACCGACTTCAACCAAGCTGTAACAGCAACAGGCCGTTTAAGTAGTAGCAATCCAAACCTACAAAACATCCCTATTCGTACTGAATTTAGCCGACGTATAAGGAAGGCTTTCCTTCCCCAGGAAAACTGGAAGCTAATAAGCGCAGACTACTCTCAAATAGAGCTGCGTATTCTAGCTCACCTTTCAGGTGAAGAAATTCTACAAGAAGCCTATAAGAATGGTGATGATGTTCACACTCTAACTGCAAAAATTCTATTAGAAAAAGAGTCAATTAATTCTAATGAAAGGCGACTAGGCAAAACAATAAATTTCGGAGTCATTTATGGTATGGGAGCCCAACGTTTTGCAAGATCTACAGGCCTAAATCAATCAGAAGCAAAAGACTTCTTGAATCGTTTTAAAGAAAGATATCCTAAAGTTTTTTCATTCTTAGAACTACAAGAAAGACTTGCCTTAAGTAAAGGCTACGTTCAAACATTATTAGGGAGACGTCGCTACTTTAATTTTGACAAGAATGGATTAGGTCGACTTTTAGGTAGTGATCCTATGAATATAGACCTAAAGCGTGCTCGAAGAGCTGGTATGGAAGCCCAACAATTAAGAGCTGCTGCAAATGCACCCATACAAGGTTCTAGCGCAGATATTATTAAAATTGCCATGGTACAACTAGCTACGAAACTTAAAGTAAGTGGTGTAGCAGCAAATCTTTTATTACAAGTTCATGATGAATTGGTTTTAGAAGTAGAGCCATCAGTAATAGAAGAAGTTAAAAACATAGTTGTTAGTACAATGGAAAATGCTGTACACCTTGCTGTTCCTTTAGTTGTACACGCATCTATTGGAGACAATTGGATGGATGCCAAGTAA
- the cysS gene encoding cysteine--tRNA ligase, producing the protein MPLKLTNTLTRRTETFSSLKPGEVSIYCCGVTVYDLCHLGHARSYIVWDVLRRYFIAQGYKVKFVQNFTDIDDKILARASKENCTMNEVSERNIEEFHRDMDALGILRPDRMPRATRCLEEIKSMIEELEKKGAAYSAEGDVYFAVMKHANYGKLSKRDLSEQQLNADGRVTDKEEARKQNPFDFALWKAAKEGEQSFPSPWGAGRPGWHIECSAMVLQELGETIDIHLGGADLIFPHHENEIAQSEVANGKKLAKYWLHNGMVNVGGQKMSKSLGNFTTIRALLKEGISAMTLRLFILQAHYRKPLDFTKESLDAASTGWKRLNVILCLGLMKHQTLNWPKPNIQESKITSLSKHSLNETLNLSRQQFIDALNNDINTSVAISILFELARPLRSLSNQIENGSSELISESDKHTSYSRWLLLTELANVLGLQAELPKTRTSKQSQNLDEVLIREAIQERKDAKLSGDFAKADKIREELNLKGVQLIDKKDGVTEWIQS; encoded by the coding sequence GTGCCTTTAAAGCTAACAAACACACTAACCAGGAGAACAGAAACTTTTAGTTCGCTAAAGCCAGGAGAAGTAAGCATTTATTGTTGTGGTGTCACTGTTTATGATCTTTGCCACTTAGGCCATGCACGTAGTTACATAGTTTGGGATGTTTTAAGGAGATACTTCATTGCGCAAGGATATAAGGTTAAATTTGTTCAGAACTTTACTGATATTGACGACAAAATTTTAGCAAGAGCTTCTAAAGAAAACTGCACGATGAATGAAGTTAGCGAAAGAAATATTGAAGAATTTCATCGAGATATGGACGCTTTAGGCATCTTACGACCAGATCGAATGCCTCGAGCAACAAGGTGCCTCGAAGAGATTAAATCAATGATTGAAGAATTAGAAAAGAAAGGAGCTGCTTATTCAGCAGAAGGAGATGTCTATTTTGCTGTAATGAAGCATGCCAATTATGGGAAATTAAGTAAGCGTGATTTATCTGAACAACAACTTAATGCTGATGGGAGAGTTACAGATAAGGAAGAAGCCCGTAAACAAAACCCATTTGACTTTGCACTTTGGAAAGCAGCCAAGGAAGGAGAACAAAGTTTTCCTTCCCCATGGGGAGCAGGCAGACCTGGTTGGCATATTGAATGCTCAGCAATGGTTCTTCAGGAACTAGGTGAAACTATCGATATTCATCTAGGTGGTGCTGACTTGATATTTCCACATCACGAAAATGAGATTGCTCAATCTGAAGTAGCAAATGGCAAAAAACTTGCAAAATATTGGCTTCACAATGGAATGGTGAATGTTGGTGGCCAAAAAATGAGCAAATCGCTTGGCAACTTCACCACAATAAGGGCCCTTCTTAAGGAAGGAATTTCTGCAATGACACTAAGACTTTTCATACTACAAGCTCACTATCGAAAACCACTTGATTTCACAAAAGAATCTCTTGATGCTGCTTCAACAGGATGGAAAAGGTTAAATGTAATTCTTTGTTTAGGTCTAATGAAACATCAAACTCTTAATTGGCCTAAACCAAACATTCAAGAATCAAAGATCACTTCTCTAAGTAAGCACTCCTTAAATGAGACGTTAAACCTATCTCGCCAACAATTTATAGATGCATTAAATAACGATATAAATACGTCTGTAGCTATATCGATTCTATTTGAACTTGCTCGTCCATTAAGGTCATTAAGCAATCAAATTGAAAATGGCAGCTCCGAATTAATCTCTGAGTCTGACAAACACACTTCATACTCCAGATGGTTACTCCTTACTGAATTAGCAAATGTTCTAGGATTACAAGCCGAGCTACCAAAAACAAGAACTTCTAAACAAAGTCAAAATCTCGATGAAGTTCTGAT